The DNA sequence CAACGTTTCATCCTCAAATGTCACATTAGGTAGAACAGCAGCCTCTCTTTGTGTTCCCAGATGTATCAGCAACATTGATTGTGGTTCCTTGACCGGGAACTGTACTACCAGCAGCTTCCTGGGCTGCCAGTGCCTTTTTGCTTACAATATGATAAATCTCGGTCAAAATAGTTTGGAATGCCTTCTCAATGTTGGTAGCTTCCAGTGCGGATGTCTCGAGAAATGATAGACCTTCCTTCTCTGCCAACGATTGACCATCATCCCCTGAAACTGCCCTAAGATGGTTTAAATCAGATTTATTCCCAGCCATCATGATAACTATGTTAGAATCTGCATGGTCCCTCAATTCACGGAGCCACCTTTGCACATTGTCAAAGGTTTGCCTCTTAGTTATGTCATACACAAGGAGAGCACCAACGGCTCCTCTATAATAAGCACTGGTGATGGCTCGGTACCGCTCCTGACCTGCCGTGTCCCAGATTTGTGCCTTAACAGTCTTTCCCTCTACCTGTGGTGGTCGGACAAAAAATTGATCATTATCGGTAAATTCATAAATCATCTCCAGATAACATCATATTGAAAACAACTGTTTAGAATAAGAAAACAGTTTACTCTCAAGTCTCAACAATCAGCATGTAGTAACAAACATAAACGCTCCAGGACCAATACATTCATTGTCATTTAGTTACCGACTGAGTTCTTGTCCATGAACAGGACCAGACATAAACCTGGAGAATTTTTTCATAAAACCTGAAGCACCCAAGTTAGAAGCATAAGACCAATCACTGGTTTACAAAATCTTAATGGCCAATTAACAATTGGGAAAATGCATATAACTTGTATAAGAATTTTCTCGTACTATCATGAAAATATATAGTACGAGtgaaaaatatccaatgttTATGCTTGTTGAAGTATGGCACATCACATTATGATTTATATTGATCTACCAATACcactttattttatattgaatCCCAGCTAATGAGACAAGGCTTAGTTGTATCTAACTTGAGCGCACCAATTCTATGCAAGAAATTTTCTTATAAATCATAGTTCTCTACTCCTCTCCACTTCATTCGGAGCACATAAAGCTAAAACCATTCCACCAAAACTATCTCAGAAGAGGATCTGCTTTAGAAATTCTTGAATCCTTAAGCAATCAGTGCTTTGGAGcaaaaacattaaaataaattatcataCTCCAATGCTACAAATGCAAAATACCACGTAGAAATCCAATCAGAAGCAAAAATggcaatattaaataaaaaataagccATAAACATAAGAAAACAACAAAggatcaagaaaaaacaaaCAACGGCATGCGAACGCATTTAGAATTTCACATAACACAAACAGATAGAAGCAGCAAAGAACTGCAGAAAAGAGAAAGTTAAGTACCTGAAGAGTTCTGGTGGCGAATTCAACGCCGATGGTGGATTTGGACTCCAAGCAAAACTCGTTGCGCGTGAACCTCGAGAGAATGTTGGATTTGCCAACGCCAGAGTCACCGATCAACACGATCTTGAAGAGGTAATCGTACTCGTGGTCCACCCTGTGAGCCATGAGatccttcttctccttctccgaTCTCTCGAACCTAAAACCAGAAGATCAGATCCAGCgacgaaaaacaaaaaacaaaaaaacacgAAACCGAACGTTCATTCAGATCCAAAGTCGCACCACGGCGGCGCGTAGCTACACACTCAGAAAAAccgaaacaaaacaaaaagcgAAGCCACGGATGAACAGATCTATGTATGAAATGAATTTGGAATAGAGAGAGAGAACTAACCGTCAGCGCAAAGCCGATTGATGGATGAGGGAAAAATGAGAATGAAATGCGTTTTGAAGTTTGAAGTGGTTAGTTGTTGAGCTCAGATAAGGAAGTTGAGAGTCGGAGACAGTGAGTAGGGTAAGGTAGAGTTCGGGTAATGGCACGAAGCGGAGGGAAATTGAgtggagaagatgatgaaggaGGTGCTTGTGGCCGAACTGGCCAATGGGGAACAAAACGGAATTATCGATGAGTGAGAAACCAATTCGAaacccaaaataaataaatataaatataagttccgtatttctcctttttttaaaatgataatCGTTATtcgttaataataataattgagtAATGTTAGGggcagcaatttttgtgattatTAATCATTAACTAgtcatcaatgatgatttgatggtgtgagattggtgtgagatttcatccaatggctcacctttctctgctgattacatgctggccaaaattcaataggATTATTGGCCCCTTAGACTTTCCCATAATAATTAGTGGTATTGttgttgattattttttatagtggactctagaaatagaagaagaaaatatttatGATATATGATACTAATCTCCTTTATGAATATAATTGAGGGTACATAACATCCCATAAACTAAAAAAtctaatatattaaatttaattttaatgtagtgatattataaaatattttatataattatacggttgaatttgtttttttatgattatttaatagTTGTCTAAACTCTAAACTCTAACAACTAACAACTCAAACTGAATATAATTTATTGAGAATTGggatataaaaattattttttgttaccCTTAATTTAAATTGTTGGAAGTATCATATATGTAAATCTTAGTATAAGGTAGAATGGGACAAAGTCCGTGTGCACGTAGGGCAGTGAGGTGGAAGTATAGGCTGTGGCAGGCTGGCTTCAGGGTGGACGACGTTGGCAGTTGCCACCActgtttttcaatctttttctttcttgcattgttttcttcctctttttggtTATATTGTATATAATGGATTTGATCTCATTACTGTAAACTATGATTAATCATTTTTAGCTGTGTGACTATGAATCCTCTAAATAgtttaaaagtaattaattctttgttttttgttttacaAATTTATTTACTTCAGAAAATGTTAGTCACCTTATATCaatatcattttattatttgtgtGTGTGTCAGCTGCATATTATACATAGAGCgagtaaaacaaaaatataagtTTCAATTCATAGTTGAATGTAAAATAACTCAGACCAGGTCAAAAAAAACCTCGAAGTCATGTTTTAATTTGGTCCATTAGAGACTTGGAGCAatttatgtaaaatttttaaataattattgaGCAAGAAGCAGCCAAACTTCAAGAGATTAACTATTGTATTGTAAACACAACAAAAACACCAACACTTTTTTCTCACCTTCGGGACAACCACTTCCAGCTAAAACAAATTATGTCGCTGGACTTGTGTTTTAATTTAGGAAAATAAATTATGCTGCGGAATCAAACTCGGGACATTatgctatttttctttttatattaacAAGCCAAACATTCACCAGTTGTATCATCTGTCCTCACATGAACATATTATAATTTCACggttatataattattagttagttaattaCACAATAACTCATCAACCTAGACTAAGTCTCAATTAAATATAGCAATTGTCTAAGTCTCAATTACGAACGattcctttaatttcttttgCATTGTCTGAATCATGCCAAGCAATTGGACTTTTATTTGGTTCTGGTGGGCAACATTATATTCAAGAATGACTGTGACTAGccataattaattttctttattttttttttgttcaaatttaTGAAAAAAGACAAATGATGATAACATGCACAAACTTGgagaaataaaattatgaaactTAATCAAGACCCAGagaaaatggaaaagaaataaCACTCTTAGAAAGATAGTTACCTAAAGAGAGAGACAAATGTTTTGGATGATTTTCTTCCCAAGTATGATTTGGATGCGAACCcgatcatatctttctaataaTAATGTCAATAAAGCATGGACCAGAGTGGCGTTACCTCTAGATCTTAATTTGCAAGCCAAGTCACAATCTTAATAATTAACTTATACAAAATGATATGATGTTAATTAGTTTCAttccttaattaattatttcaaagCCTACTAGCTAATCTacattgctttttttttttcatgacaGACTCGTGCATTGAAAATGGACACTCGTTGAAAATTAAAGGATGTTACGCAATTATACAAGCAAATTGCTGTGCAGTCACAACCACCATATCAAAGCCTTCCTCTACCCTTCACAGCTAAGGTTCGTAATTTTAAGTTATTCTTGTtccaattattttattttaagttatTCTATGCTAATAGGCTATCCAGTTTTGATTTGGTACAGAGAGATGGTATATATGTTATATAGTAGGTCTTTGTAGTTTATAGACCCTTCAATAATTGAAATCAAAGTTGTTTATTATTAGGTTTCTTTCATATCATGTATCCTTATGGAccttatcttatcttaattgCTTCTTTTTACACATTCTTTTTAGTTTGTTGCATGATTGTTATGCGCGCATTCAAAAAGGATGCATTGGTGTTTGTATTCACGGAGAGgatattttcttaatt is a window from the Arachis stenosperma cultivar V10309 chromosome 3, arast.V10309.gnm1.PFL2, whole genome shotgun sequence genome containing:
- the LOC130968278 gene encoding ras-related protein Rab11C, with translation MAHRVDHEYDYLFKIVLIGDSGVGKSNILSRFTRNEFCLESKSTIGVEFATRTLQVEGKTVKAQIWDTAGQERYRAITSAYYRGAVGALLVYDITKRQTFDNVQRWLRELRDHADSNIVIMMAGNKSDLNHLRAVSGDDGQSLAEKEGLSFLETSALEATNIEKAFQTILTEIYHIVSKKALAAQEAAGSTVPGQGTTINVADTSGNTKRGCCST